In Candidatus Hydrogenedentota bacterium, the following are encoded in one genomic region:
- a CDS encoding NCS2 family permease, which produces MLESYFQIQSSGSTVRREILGGLTTFATMSYIVFVQPTVLSAVGMPFGSVLIATCLSSAVACVLMGLLARYPIALAPGMGENFFFAFTVCSTFAGGMGFSWQAGLMIVLISGFLFVLLSAFGVREQVLRVLPECLKNTIGPAIGFFITFVGMQWGGIVQPNPATMVSLGNLTSGPALLTIGGVFLIAALMARGIRGGILIGIVVTCMIGVATNVMPSNTSGAHYSFDTFFNLDASELVARWDAALIAILLLFFMDLFDTVGTLVGVGKQAGFVKDDGSMPRAGHAFLSDAIATCVGALFGTSTVTSYIESATGVAAGARTGLAAIVTGLCFIAAIAFAPIIHIVGTDIGPAFYGVEATAPHVAMYPGVAPALIVVGLLMMSPLRHVKWDDITEALPAFLTVALMVFGFAIHEGVSAGCVSYAIVKSIAGRYREVHPIMYAIALALIARYAFA; this is translated from the coding sequence CTGCTCGAATCATACTTTCAAATCCAAAGTAGCGGCTCCACAGTCCGACGCGAAATCCTCGGCGGCCTGACCACTTTCGCGACGATGAGCTACATCGTCTTCGTGCAGCCCACCGTCCTTAGCGCTGTGGGAATGCCCTTTGGTTCCGTGCTCATCGCGACGTGCCTCTCTTCCGCCGTTGCGTGCGTTCTCATGGGCCTGCTGGCGCGCTACCCCATCGCACTCGCCCCCGGCATGGGCGAAAACTTCTTCTTCGCGTTCACCGTGTGCTCGACGTTCGCCGGCGGCATGGGCTTCTCCTGGCAGGCCGGCCTCATGATCGTGCTCATCTCGGGATTCCTGTTCGTTCTACTCTCTGCGTTCGGAGTGCGCGAACAAGTCCTGCGCGTACTGCCCGAGTGCCTGAAGAACACCATCGGCCCCGCAATCGGTTTCTTTATCACGTTTGTCGGCATGCAATGGGGCGGCATCGTCCAGCCGAATCCGGCAACAATGGTCAGCCTCGGCAATCTCACCTCCGGTCCCGCGCTGCTCACCATCGGTGGCGTGTTCTTGATCGCCGCCCTTATGGCCCGCGGCATTCGCGGCGGAATTCTCATCGGCATCGTCGTGACGTGCATGATCGGCGTAGCCACCAACGTGATGCCAAGCAACACCTCCGGCGCACACTATTCATTCGACACCTTTTTCAATCTCGATGCGTCCGAACTGGTCGCGCGGTGGGATGCCGCGCTCATCGCCATTCTGCTGTTATTCTTCATGGACCTGTTCGACACCGTGGGCACACTCGTCGGCGTCGGCAAACAAGCTGGCTTCGTTAAAGACGACGGCTCGATGCCGCGAGCAGGCCATGCATTCCTATCCGACGCCATCGCCACGTGCGTGGGCGCTTTGTTCGGCACGTCCACCGTCACGAGCTACATCGAAAGCGCAACCGGCGTGGCCGCCGGCGCGCGCACCGGCCTTGCCGCCATCGTAACCGGACTCTGTTTCATTGCCGCAATCGCGTTCGCGCCAATTATCCATATCGTCGGCACCGACATCGGCCCCGCGTTTTACGGCGTCGAGGCCACCGCGCCCCACGTCGCAATGTACCCCGGCGTGGCGCCCGCGCTGATTGTGGTCGGCCTGCTCATGATGTCCCCCCTGCGCCATGTGAAGTGGGACGACATCACCGAAGCGCTCCCCGCATTTCTCACCGTCGCGCTCATGGTTTTCGGCTTCGCGATCCACGAAGGCGTCTCCGCCGGCTGCGTCTCCTACGCCATCGTGAAATCCATCGCCGGCCGTTACAGGGAAGTTCATCCGATCATGTACGCAATCGCCCTCGCCCTCATCGCGCGCTACGCGTTCGCCTGA